The Candidatus Schekmanbacteria bacterium nucleotide sequence GCAGGATTGCTGTCCTCAAGGTCGCTGTCATCATAAGATTTATTTTTCAATTCCTCAATCTTTGTCTGTGCAAGGGATATTGCAGTTGTTAATCGTTTGCTTTGAGCGTTTCCTCGTATGACAGTAGTCACTAAACCTGCAATGGAAAGTAAACCCACAGAAAGAATGACAATTGCGACAAGTATTTCAACGAGTGTAAATGCGGCTTCGGATTTTTTATCCGATTTTTCTGTATGCATACTACCTCCCCCTTCAAGCTGCATTTATACCATATATTGTCGCCAC carries:
- a CDS encoding prepilin-type N-terminal cleavage/methylation domain-containing protein; this translates as MQLEGGGSMHTEKSDKKSEAAFTLVEILVAIVILSVGLLSIAGLVTTVIRGNAQSKRLTTAISLAQTKIEELKNKSYDDSDLEDSNPANNNDLTSTTSVDHSETDIDGEGNPGGIYTRIWNIADDSPSANMKTITVIIKWNDSGKERKTSFTTVISQ